The following coding sequences lie in one Actinomycetes bacterium genomic window:
- the rpsG gene encoding 30S ribosomal protein S7 — protein sequence MPRKGPADKRPVIADPVYESELVTQLVNKILQDGKRSTAQSIVYGALEGAAVKTEADPVVTLRRAIDNVSPTLEVRSRRVGGATYQVPIEVRRGRSTTLALRWLVTYARERRERTMTERLMNEILDASNGLGAAVKKREDIHKMAEANKAFAHYRW from the coding sequence ATGCCGCGCAAAGGTCCCGCCGATAAGCGACCCGTTATCGCTGATCCGGTCTACGAATCTGAGTTGGTGACCCAGTTGGTCAACAAGATCCTGCAGGATGGCAAGCGCTCGACTGCGCAGAGCATCGTCTACGGCGCCTTAGAAGGTGCCGCCGTCAAGACCGAAGCTGATCCGGTGGTGACGCTTCGTCGTGCCATCGACAACGTCAGCCCCACCCTTGAGGTACGTTCCCGCCGGGTCGGCGGCGCCACCTACCAGGTGCCGATTGAAGTTCGCCGAGGGCGTTCCACCACGCTGGCCCTGCGCTGGCTGGTGACCTACGCCCGGGAGCGCCGCGAGCGCACCATGACCGAGCGACTGATGAATGAAATCTTGGACGCGTCCAACGGCCTCGGTGCCGCTGTGAAGAAGCGCGAAGACATTCACAAGATGGCGGAGGCTAACAAGGCCTTTGCCCACTACCGCTGGTAA
- the rpsL gene encoding 30S ribosomal protein S12 has protein sequence MPTIQQLVRKGRQDKIAKNKTPALKGSPQRRGVCTRVYTTAPKKPNSALRKVARVRLSSGIEVTAYIPGVGHNLQEHSIVLVRGGRVKDLPGVRYKIVRGSLDTQGVKDRKQARSRYGAKKEKG, from the coding sequence GTGCCCACCATCCAGCAACTGGTCCGCAAGGGCCGGCAGGACAAGATCGCGAAGAACAAGACCCCTGCGCTTAAGGGAAGTCCCCAGCGCCGTGGCGTCTGCACTCGCGTCTACACCACTGCCCCCAAGAAGCCGAACTCGGCGCTGCGGAAGGTCGCCCGCGTGCGGCTGTCCAGCGGCATCGAGGTGACTGCCTACATTCCCGGCGTCGGCCACAACCTGCAGGAGCACTCAATCGTGCTGGTGCGCGGTGGCCGTGTGAAGGATCTGCCGGGTGTGCGTTACAAGATCGTGCGCGGTTCGCTCGACACCCAGGGTGTGAAGGATCGCAAGCAGGCACGTAGCCGCTACGGAGCGAAGAAGGAGAAGGGCTGA
- a CDS encoding NAD(P)H-quinone oxidoreductase translates to MHAVVVAEPGGPETMKLAEVPEPVPGPGEVVINVTAAGVNRADLLQRQGFYPPPPGASEILGLECSGTIASTGAAADLGLPAGVQVCALLAGGGYAQQVAVPAGQVMPLPEGVGLVDAGALPEVACTVYSNLAMKAGLQAGEWLLIHGGGSGIGTFAIQWAKAIGAKVIATAGSPGKVAGCLTLGADAAIDYREEDFVSRVKEITDGHGADVILDVVGAKYLDRNLHSLAISGRLVVIGLQGGTNAELDLGRLLSRRATVMGTSLRARPTAEKADICQQVVAEVWPLMAAGKIEPVVERALPLADAAVAHEELAASTHFGKFLLLPERNVAAGVPDLVPSGPAS, encoded by the coding sequence ATGCATGCGGTAGTAGTAGCGGAACCTGGCGGACCGGAAACCATGAAACTGGCGGAGGTTCCCGAACCAGTGCCGGGGCCGGGTGAGGTAGTGATCAATGTGACTGCCGCTGGGGTTAATCGCGCTGATTTACTGCAGCGACAAGGGTTCTATCCACCGCCGCCGGGTGCGAGTGAGATCTTGGGATTGGAGTGCAGCGGGACTATCGCATCAACGGGCGCTGCGGCCGATCTCGGTCTGCCCGCCGGGGTGCAGGTTTGTGCACTGCTGGCTGGCGGCGGGTATGCCCAGCAAGTCGCCGTGCCGGCGGGTCAGGTAATGCCGCTGCCAGAGGGGGTAGGGCTTGTCGACGCCGGTGCGTTGCCGGAAGTCGCCTGCACCGTCTACTCCAATCTCGCCATGAAAGCCGGACTCCAGGCAGGTGAGTGGCTCCTGATTCACGGTGGCGGCAGCGGCATCGGCACTTTCGCCATCCAATGGGCCAAGGCCATTGGCGCCAAGGTCATCGCCACGGCTGGGTCACCGGGCAAGGTCGCTGGTTGTCTCACGCTGGGAGCGGATGCAGCTATTGACTATCGGGAGGAGGACTTTGTCTCCCGAGTCAAGGAGATCACGGATGGACATGGCGCCGACGTGATCCTAGATGTCGTGGGCGCGAAGTACCTCGATCGGAATCTGCATTCGCTCGCGATCAGCGGTCGATTGGTGGTTATTGGGTTGCAGGGCGGTACTAATGCCGAACTAGATTTGGGTCGACTGCTGAGCAGACGGGCCACTGTCATGGGCACATCTTTACGCGCTCGGCCCACTGCGGAGAAAGCCGATATTTGCCAGCAGGTGGTTGCGGAGGTCTGGCCGCTGATGGCCGCCGGAAAGATCGAGCCGGTGGTGGAGCGTGCGCTACCGCTTGCGGATGCGGCTGTTGCTCATGAGGAGCTGGCGGCAAGTACTCACTTTGGCAAGTTCCTGCTGCTACCTGAGCGAAATGTCGCCGCCGGGGTGCCGGATCTAGTGCCCAGCGGCCCAGCCAGTTGA
- a CDS encoding DNA-directed RNA polymerase subunit beta' has product MLDVNYFDQLQIGLATGDDVRAWSHGEVKKPETINYRTLKPERDGLFCEKIFGPTRDWECYCGKYKRVRFKGIICERCGVEVTRAKVRRERMGHIELAAPVTHIWYFKGVPSRLGYLLDLAPKDLEKVIYFAAHMITRVDEEGRHEALPSLESRLGEETGRIEQRRDDEINKRLAKLEEDLAQLEEEGAKSDAKRKVKDGAEREMRQIRKKADDRVDFLKSVFERFRTLEVQSLEGDERLYREMEDRYGKWFEGHMGAAAIRHRLATFDLAGEAEKLREIVRTGTGAKKTRALKRLKVISAFLSTTNSPLGMVLDAVPVIPPDLRPMVQLDGGRFATSDLNDLYRRVINRNNRLKRLIDLGAPEIIVNNEKRMLQEAVDALFDNGRRGRPVTGPGNRALKSLSDMLKGKQGRFRQNLLGKRVDYSGRSVIVVGPQLELHQCGLPKQMALELFKPFVMKRLVELGHSQNIKAAKRRVERAPGGGHAYADVWAVLEEAIAEHPVLLNRAPTLHRLGIQAFEPQLIEGKAIQIHPLVCTAFNADFDGDQMAVHLPLSPEAQAEARILMLSSNNILSPANGKPITTPTQDMVLGIYHLTDRIEGATGEGRAFTSPDEALMAYDNGEIDLNAPIKVRLVAEEPPAGAELPEGFSFGDEFVLESTIGRVLFNEALPSDYPWVNEQVDKKALGDLVNWLSERYMKIEIAETLDRLKELGFYWATRSGVTISIEDVVPPPAKKEILADAEAQAAKIDAKVELGAMTDQERREELIKIWTRATDEVDKAMRANLPTDNSIAEMVSSGAGGNYSQIRQIAGMRGLVANPKGETIPRPIKANFREGLTVLEYFISTHGARKGLADTALRTADSGYLTRRLVDVSQDLIVRDLDCHTRMSLDKPIADAEGNLVDNVDTAVASRLVAADVVVDGDVVIPAGAQITMPLIRQLVASGVQSVRVRSVMHCKSLSGICASCYGQSLATGQLVDVGEAVGIVAAQSIGEPGTQLTMRTFHTGGVAGDDITQGLPRVVELFEARTPKGYAPIAEKAGVVEIRDTDKTRKVVVREVGDENDPDAKEHKVSKRSELLVEDGQEIAAGTQLVKGVIDPKDVLKVQGQRAVQRFLVDEVQKVYRSQGVSIHDKHIEVILRQMLRRITILDSGDSDFLTAELVDRGQFESGNKLVVSEGGEPASGRPELMGITKASLATESWLSAASFQETTKVLTDAAIQAKRDNLQGLKENVILGKLIPAGTGMPQYRHIRVDPTEEAKEAMYPSFTTYDDIAYQEDGFGESTGEAVALEEFDTRGY; this is encoded by the coding sequence GTGCTCGACGTCAACTACTTCGATCAACTACAGATTGGCTTGGCCACCGGAGACGATGTTCGCGCGTGGTCTCACGGTGAGGTGAAAAAGCCAGAGACCATCAACTACCGGACGCTGAAGCCAGAGCGGGACGGGCTGTTCTGCGAAAAAATCTTCGGCCCGACCCGGGACTGGGAATGCTACTGCGGCAAGTACAAGCGGGTGCGCTTCAAGGGCATCATCTGTGAACGCTGTGGTGTTGAGGTCACCCGAGCCAAGGTGCGCCGCGAGCGGATGGGTCACATTGAGCTGGCTGCGCCGGTCACTCATATTTGGTACTTCAAGGGTGTACCTAGCCGGTTGGGCTACTTGCTCGACCTGGCTCCGAAGGATCTTGAGAAGGTCATCTATTTCGCCGCTCACATGATCACTCGCGTGGATGAAGAGGGTCGTCACGAGGCGCTGCCTTCGTTGGAATCGCGACTGGGCGAAGAGACTGGTCGCATCGAACAGCGCCGTGATGACGAGATCAACAAACGACTCGCCAAGTTGGAAGAGGACCTGGCACAGCTGGAAGAAGAGGGCGCCAAGTCCGACGCGAAGCGCAAGGTCAAGGACGGCGCTGAGCGCGAGATGCGGCAGATTCGTAAGAAGGCCGATGACCGGGTGGACTTCCTGAAGTCAGTCTTTGAGCGGTTCCGTACTCTCGAGGTGCAAAGCCTCGAAGGGGACGAGCGGCTCTACCGGGAGATGGAAGACCGCTACGGTAAGTGGTTCGAAGGGCACATGGGTGCCGCGGCCATCCGGCACCGGCTAGCCACCTTCGACTTGGCCGGTGAAGCAGAGAAACTGCGGGAGATCGTCCGCACTGGTACCGGTGCGAAGAAGACCAGGGCGCTGAAGCGACTCAAGGTGATCTCCGCGTTCCTGAGCACCACGAACTCCCCGCTCGGCATGGTGCTGGACGCGGTACCGGTGATCCCACCGGACCTTCGCCCCATGGTGCAGTTGGACGGTGGCCGATTCGCTACCTCTGACCTCAATGACCTATACCGCCGAGTGATCAACCGCAACAACCGGTTGAAGCGATTGATCGATTTGGGTGCACCCGAGATCATCGTCAACAACGAGAAGCGCATGCTGCAGGAGGCCGTGGACGCGTTGTTCGACAACGGTCGTCGCGGCCGGCCGGTGACGGGGCCGGGTAACCGGGCACTGAAGTCGCTGTCGGACATGCTCAAGGGCAAGCAGGGTCGCTTCCGGCAGAACCTGCTCGGTAAGCGGGTGGATTATTCCGGTCGTTCCGTGATTGTGGTCGGTCCGCAACTCGAACTGCATCAGTGTGGTCTGCCCAAGCAGATGGCACTGGAGCTATTCAAGCCGTTCGTCATGAAGCGTCTCGTGGAACTCGGGCACTCGCAGAACATCAAGGCAGCCAAGCGGCGCGTCGAGCGTGCCCCAGGTGGCGGCCACGCCTACGCCGATGTCTGGGCGGTGTTGGAAGAAGCCATCGCCGAGCATCCGGTTCTACTGAACCGGGCGCCCACGCTGCACCGACTCGGCATTCAGGCCTTCGAGCCGCAGTTGATTGAGGGCAAGGCCATCCAGATTCACCCGCTGGTCTGCACCGCGTTCAACGCTGACTTTGACGGTGACCAGATGGCGGTGCACTTGCCGCTGTCGCCGGAAGCGCAAGCTGAGGCTCGGATTTTGATGCTGTCCAGCAACAACATCCTGTCCCCGGCAAACGGCAAGCCGATCACCACACCGACTCAGGACATGGTGCTCGGCATCTATCACCTGACCGACAGGATCGAGGGCGCCACCGGTGAAGGCCGGGCGTTCACGAGCCCGGACGAGGCGTTGATGGCCTACGACAACGGTGAAATCGATCTGAATGCGCCGATCAAGGTCCGCCTCGTGGCTGAGGAGCCGCCGGCTGGCGCGGAGTTACCTGAAGGTTTCTCCTTCGGCGATGAGTTCGTGTTGGAGAGCACCATCGGCCGCGTACTGTTCAATGAGGCCCTGCCCAGCGACTATCCCTGGGTCAACGAGCAGGTGGACAAGAAAGCCCTGGGCGACCTGGTGAACTGGTTGTCCGAGCGGTACATGAAGATCGAAATCGCCGAGACGTTGGACCGGCTCAAGGAGTTGGGCTTCTACTGGGCGACTCGGTCAGGTGTGACCATCTCTATCGAGGATGTCGTACCGCCGCCGGCGAAGAAAGAAATCCTGGCTGACGCAGAGGCACAGGCTGCAAAGATCGATGCCAAGGTTGAGCTCGGTGCGATGACCGATCAGGAGCGCCGTGAGGAGCTCATCAAGATCTGGACTCGCGCTACTGACGAGGTCGACAAGGCGATGCGCGCCAACCTGCCGACCGACAACAGCATCGCGGAGATGGTGTCCTCGGGTGCTGGTGGTAACTACAGCCAGATTCGACAGATCGCGGGTATGCGTGGGCTGGTAGCCAATCCCAAGGGTGAAACGATTCCGCGTCCGATCAAGGCCAACTTCCGTGAGGGGTTGACGGTGTTGGAATACTTCATCTCCACCCACGGCGCCCGTAAGGGTTTGGCCGATACCGCGCTGCGAACCGCCGACTCCGGCTACCTCACCCGCCGGCTGGTAGACGTGTCTCAGGACCTGATCGTTCGCGATCTGGACTGCCACACCCGGATGAGCCTGGACAAGCCGATTGCAGACGCCGAAGGCAACCTGGTCGACAACGTTGACACCGCAGTCGCTTCGCGGTTGGTTGCAGCGGATGTTGTCGTAGACGGTGATGTTGTCATCCCTGCTGGTGCCCAAATCACCATGCCGTTGATTCGCCAGCTGGTCGCGTCCGGGGTGCAGTCAGTGCGCGTCCGTTCGGTGATGCACTGCAAGAGCCTGTCGGGCATCTGTGCTTCCTGCTATGGCCAGAGCCTGGCCACCGGGCAGTTGGTCGACGTTGGCGAAGCGGTGGGCATTGTGGCCGCGCAGTCCATTGGTGAGCCAGGTACTCAGCTGACGATGCGTACCTTCCACACCGGTGGCGTTGCTGGTGACGACATCACCCAGGGTCTGCCCAGGGTTGTGGAGCTGTTTGAGGCCCGCACCCCCAAGGGTTATGCGCCCATCGCGGAGAAGGCTGGCGTGGTCGAAATCCGGGATACGGACAAGACCCGCAAGGTCGTTGTGCGCGAGGTAGGCGACGAGAACGATCCCGATGCCAAGGAACACAAGGTGTCGAAGCGCTCGGAACTCTTGGTCGAGGACGGTCAAGAAATCGCCGCTGGCACTCAGCTAGTGAAGGGTGTCATTGACCCTAAGGACGTGCTCAAGGTGCAAGGCCAGCGAGCAGTGCAGCGGTTCCTTGTTGACGAGGTGCAGAAGGTGTACCGCAGTCAGGGTGTGTCGATTCACGATAAGCACATCGAGGTCATCCTGCGGCAGATGTTGCGTCGGATCACCATCTTGGACTCCGGGGACTCGGATTTCCTGACGGCTGAGTTGGTGGACCGTGGCCAGTTCGAGAGTGGCAACAAGCTCGTGGTGAGCGAAGGTGGCGAACCCGCCTCTGGCCGCCCGGAGCTGATGGGTATTACCAAGGCCTCGCTGGCGACCGAGTCGTGGCTGTCCGCGGCTTCGTTCCAGGAGACCACCAAGGTGCTCACCGACGCCGCCATTCAGGCGAAGCGGGACAACCTGCAGGGTCTGAAGGAGAATGTGATTCTGGGCAAGCTGATCCCCGCGGGGACGGGCATGCCACAGTACCGCCACATTCGGGTCGATCCGACCGAGGAGGCCAAGGAGGCGATGTACCCGTCGTTTACTACCTACGACGACATCGCTTACCAAGAGGACGGCTTCGGCGAGAGTACCGGCGAGGCAGTTGCTCTCGAGGAGTTCGACACTCGCGGCTACTGA
- the rpoB gene encoding DNA-directed RNA polymerase subunit beta translates to MTATLPSESNTGSTRVSFARIREPLEVPDLLSLQIDSFDWLVGNEHWQARLEAARAEGRDDVPEKSGMEEVFEEIGQISDSQGNMSLSFDDFYLEEPKKSVDECREKDLTYAAPLFVTATFENTETGVSMSQTVFMGDYPLMTDKGTFIINGTERVVVSQLVRSPGVYFESSVDKTTDKDVFVGRVIPGRGAWLEFEIDKKDIVSVRLDRKRKQNVTVLLKALGMTPEEIQERFGQYESIMRTLEKDTVTTQDEAFLDIYRKMRPGEPPTVDNGRNLLDNYYFNDKRYDLAKVGRYKVNKKLGLDLPLTEVVLTVEDMVATIDYLAALHAGQQTLESPRGEIPVETDDIDHFGNRRLRTVGELIQNQIRTGLTRMARLVGEKMGTSDVEAITPQSLIKITPLNAAIKEFFGTSQLSQFMDQTNPLAGLTHKRRLSALGPGGLSRERAGFEVRDVHPSHYGRMCPIETPEGPNIGLIGSLATYGRVNPYGFVETPYRRVVEGVVSDSVDYLSADEEDRHVIAQANSALNADGTFVDERVLVRRRGGEVDYVHGTDVDYVDVSPRQMVSVATAMIPFLEHDDANRALMGSNMQRQAVPLLQSEAPLVGTGMERRAAKDAGDVVVAYEDGTVIEVSADLISIETEDGSIRDYGLHKFRRSNQGTSYNQKPIVSVGQQVLGGDVIADGPSTDEGELALGKNLLVAFMPWEGHNYEDAIILSERLVRDDVLSSIHIEEHEVDARDTKLGPEEITRDIPNLSDEALAELDERGIVRVGADVQSGDILVGKTTPKGETELTPEERLLRAIFGEKAKEVRDTSLRVPHGESGKVIATQMFDRDDGDSELSPGVNQMVRVHVAQKRKITEGDKLAGRHGNKGVIAKILPVEDMPFLEDGTPVDVVLNPLGVPRRMNLGQILETHLGWVAQSGWDVPAGIADDSGIPEAVRAAAPGTNVATPVFDGVQGEALGALMDHARPDEDGQVLVGRDGKARLFDGRSGEPFPDPVSVGYIYILKLLHLVDDKIHARSTGPYSMITQQPLGGKAQFGGQRFGEMEVWALEAYGAAYALQELLTIKSDDTHGRVKVYEAIVKGENIPEPGIPESFKVLVKEMQSLCLNVEVLSADGMAIEMRDSEEDLYRTAEELGIDLSRKESASVDDI, encoded by the coding sequence TTGACCGCCACGCTTCCTTCTGAAAGCAATACTGGTTCCACCCGCGTCTCTTTCGCTCGTATTCGCGAGCCGTTAGAGGTCCCCGATCTGCTGAGTTTGCAGATCGACTCCTTTGACTGGCTGGTGGGCAACGAACATTGGCAGGCTCGACTCGAAGCTGCCCGCGCCGAAGGGCGCGACGACGTACCGGAAAAGTCCGGTATGGAGGAAGTGTTCGAAGAGATCGGCCAGATCAGCGATTCGCAGGGCAACATGTCGCTCAGCTTCGATGATTTCTATCTCGAAGAGCCGAAAAAGTCGGTTGATGAGTGCCGGGAAAAGGACCTCACCTACGCGGCGCCACTGTTCGTGACGGCGACCTTTGAGAACACTGAGACTGGCGTCAGCATGAGCCAGACGGTCTTCATGGGTGACTACCCGCTGATGACGGACAAAGGTACGTTCATCATCAACGGCACCGAGCGGGTCGTCGTGTCCCAGCTCGTGCGGTCGCCAGGCGTGTACTTCGAGTCTTCGGTCGATAAGACCACTGACAAAGATGTGTTCGTGGGTCGAGTGATTCCAGGTCGTGGCGCTTGGCTTGAGTTCGAGATCGATAAAAAAGACATCGTCAGCGTCCGGTTGGACCGCAAGCGCAAGCAGAACGTGACCGTGCTGTTGAAGGCGCTGGGTATGACTCCGGAGGAAATCCAGGAGCGATTTGGCCAGTACGAGTCGATCATGCGGACCCTTGAGAAGGACACCGTCACCACCCAGGATGAAGCGTTCTTGGACATTTACCGCAAGATGCGACCCGGCGAACCGCCCACTGTGGACAACGGTCGGAACCTGTTGGACAACTACTACTTCAACGACAAGCGCTACGACCTAGCCAAGGTCGGCCGCTACAAGGTCAACAAGAAGTTGGGCCTCGACCTGCCGTTGACCGAGGTTGTGCTGACGGTCGAGGACATGGTTGCCACTATCGACTACCTGGCTGCGCTTCACGCCGGTCAGCAGACGCTGGAGAGCCCGCGCGGCGAAATTCCGGTAGAGACCGATGACATCGATCACTTCGGGAACCGTCGACTGCGCACTGTTGGTGAGTTGATCCAAAACCAGATCCGCACCGGCTTGACTCGGATGGCGCGACTGGTGGGCGAGAAGATGGGTACCAGCGATGTGGAGGCCATCACGCCGCAGTCGCTGATCAAGATCACTCCGCTGAACGCCGCTATCAAGGAATTCTTCGGTACTTCGCAGCTGTCGCAGTTCATGGACCAGACCAACCCACTGGCCGGGCTGACCCACAAGCGTCGACTGTCGGCGTTAGGTCCGGGCGGTCTGTCCCGTGAGCGGGCTGGCTTCGAAGTTCGTGACGTACACCCCTCGCACTACGGCCGGATGTGCCCGATCGAGACTCCGGAAGGTCCGAACATCGGCCTGATCGGTTCGTTGGCTACCTACGGTCGCGTGAATCCGTATGGATTCGTCGAAACCCCGTACCGCCGCGTGGTGGAGGGAGTGGTCTCCGACTCGGTCGACTATCTGTCTGCGGACGAAGAGGATCGTCACGTGATCGCGCAGGCCAACTCTGCGCTGAATGCTGACGGCACCTTCGTGGACGAGCGCGTACTGGTTCGTCGTCGTGGCGGGGAAGTGGACTACGTGCACGGCACTGACGTGGATTACGTGGATGTTTCCCCGCGCCAAATGGTGTCGGTTGCGACCGCCATGATCCCGTTCTTGGAGCATGACGATGCCAACCGCGCGCTGATGGGCTCCAACATGCAGCGGCAGGCAGTGCCGTTGCTGCAATCCGAGGCGCCGCTGGTCGGTACTGGCATGGAGCGTCGGGCAGCAAAGGATGCCGGCGACGTTGTTGTGGCTTACGAGGACGGCACCGTGATTGAGGTGTCGGCAGACCTGATCTCAATCGAGACTGAAGACGGTTCGATTCGCGACTACGGCTTGCACAAGTTTCGTCGTTCTAATCAGGGCACCAGCTATAACCAGAAGCCAATCGTCTCGGTGGGACAGCAGGTTCTCGGCGGCGATGTCATCGCTGACGGTCCCTCCACCGATGAAGGTGAGTTGGCGCTTGGCAAGAACCTGCTCGTGGCATTCATGCCGTGGGAAGGTCACAACTACGAGGACGCCATCATCTTGTCGGAGCGGCTTGTCCGTGACGACGTGTTGTCCAGCATCCACATCGAGGAACACGAAGTGGACGCGCGGGATACCAAGTTGGGACCGGAAGAAATCACCCGGGACATCCCCAACCTGTCTGATGAAGCGCTTGCGGAACTCGACGAGCGCGGCATTGTGCGAGTTGGCGCTGATGTGCAGTCCGGCGACATCCTGGTGGGTAAAACCACGCCGAAGGGCGAGACAGAGCTCACGCCAGAGGAGCGGTTACTGCGGGCAATCTTCGGTGAGAAAGCTAAGGAAGTTCGCGACACTTCGCTGCGCGTTCCCCACGGTGAGAGCGGCAAGGTAATCGCCACGCAAATGTTCGACCGGGATGACGGCGACTCCGAGCTATCGCCGGGCGTCAATCAGATGGTTCGGGTTCACGTGGCCCAAAAGCGCAAGATCACCGAAGGTGACAAGCTCGCTGGCCGCCACGGAAACAAGGGTGTTATCGCCAAGATCCTGCCGGTGGAAGATATGCCGTTCCTTGAGGACGGCACTCCGGTCGACGTGGTCCTTAACCCGCTGGGTGTGCCACGCCGGATGAATCTGGGTCAGATTCTGGAGACTCACCTCGGCTGGGTGGCCCAGTCCGGGTGGGACGTCCCCGCTGGGATTGCGGACGACAGCGGTATTCCCGAAGCAGTACGTGCGGCAGCCCCAGGAACCAATGTCGCCACTCCGGTGTTCGACGGTGTTCAGGGTGAGGCATTGGGTGCGTTGATGGATCACGCCCGTCCCGATGAGGACGGTCAGGTCTTGGTCGGCCGGGACGGTAAGGCGCGGTTGTTCGACGGCCGCTCCGGTGAACCGTTCCCGGATCCGGTGTCGGTGGGTTACATCTACATCCTGAAACTGCTGCACCTCGTGGATGACAAGATCCACGCGCGCAGCACCGGCCCCTACTCGATGATCACGCAGCAGCCGCTGGGCGGTAAGGCCCAGTTCGGTGGCCAGCGGTTCGGCGAGATGGAGGTCTGGGCGCTGGAGGCCTATGGCGCCGCCTACGCGTTGCAGGAACTGCTCACGATCAAGTCCGATGACACCCACGGCCGCGTGAAGGTGTACGAGGCCATCGTGAAGGGCGAGAACATTCCGGAGCCAGGCATTCCGGAATCGTTCAAGGTGCTGGTGAAGGAAATGCAGTCGCTGTGCCTCAATGTTGAGGTGTTGTCAGCGGACGGTATGGCCATTGAGATGAGGGACTCCGAGGAGGACCTATATCGCACCGCCGAGGAACTCGGCATTGACCTGTCTCGCAAAGAGTCGGCTTCCGTCGACGACATCTAA
- the rplL gene encoding 50S ribosomal protein L7/L12, producing MAKLSTDELLDAFKEMTLVELSEFVKQFEETFEVTAAAPVAVAAAGVPAAGGDADGAAAEQDEFDVVLESAGDKKIQVIKEVRGLTDLGLKEAKDLVEGAPKAVLEGVDKEAADKAKEALEGAGATVSVK from the coding sequence ATGGCGAAGCTCAGCACTGATGAATTGCTGGATGCATTCAAAGAGATGACGCTGGTCGAACTCAGCGAGTTCGTCAAGCAGTTCGAGGAAACGTTTGAGGTGACCGCCGCCGCACCGGTCGCGGTTGCAGCTGCCGGTGTTCCGGCAGCCGGAGGCGACGCCGATGGCGCCGCTGCCGAGCAGGACGAGTTTGACGTTGTCCTGGAATCGGCCGGCGACAAGAAAATTCAGGTCATCAAGGAGGTCCGCGGACTGACTGACCTGGGTCTGAAGGAAGCCAAGGATCTGGTTGAGGGTGCGCCCAAGGCGGTCCTCGAGGGTGTCGACAAGGAAGCAGCCGACAAGGCCAAGGAAGCGCTGGAAGGCGCTGGTGCCACCGTTTCGGTGAAGTGA
- the rplJ gene encoding 50S ribosomal protein L10: protein MSRADKTKAVADLTERFRSASGAVLTEYRGLSVAELRELRSALRGHAEYIVVKNTLTQIAVKEAEVEGMADMLVGPSAIAFITGDPVEASKGLKEFGKEHPALLVKGGYLDGSPLTPDEINKLADLESREVLLAKLAGAMKGSMSQAVSLFAAPLAQTARSLEALRAKAEADPTVLGGAGEPAAAAAAEPEVAAEEETKTTAGDEPAAADEAPAAEAQEG from the coding sequence ATGTCGCGGGCCGACAAGACTAAGGCAGTTGCCGATCTCACTGAGCGTTTCCGCTCCGCTTCTGGTGCCGTGCTCACCGAATACCGTGGTCTATCCGTCGCCGAACTGCGCGAACTGCGCAGTGCGCTGCGCGGCCACGCCGAGTACATCGTCGTCAAGAACACTCTTACCCAGATTGCGGTCAAGGAGGCCGAAGTCGAAGGTATGGCCGACATGCTGGTTGGCCCGTCGGCGATCGCTTTCATCACTGGCGACCCGGTCGAGGCGTCCAAGGGGCTGAAGGAGTTCGGCAAAGAACATCCGGCGCTATTGGTCAAGGGTGGCTATCTTGATGGCAGCCCGCTAACCCCCGACGAAATCAACAAGTTGGCCGACCTGGAGTCGCGCGAGGTACTGCTGGCCAAGTTGGCTGGCGCCATGAAGGGCTCTATGTCCCAGGCCGTGTCGCTGTTTGCTGCGCCACTGGCCCAAACTGCCCGCTCGCTAGAGGCGCTTCGCGCCAAGGCGGAGGCAGATCCCACAGTCCTCGGTGGTGCTGGCGAGCCAGCAGCTGCCGCGGCGGCCGAGCCGGAAGTGGCGGCCGAAGAAGAAACCAAGACCACGGCTGGTGACGAGCCAGCCGCTGCCGACGAGGCTCCGGCCGCGGAGGCACAGGAGGGCTGA